A single window of Modestobacter italicus DNA harbors:
- a CDS encoding alpha/beta fold hydrolase, translating into MDSFSRGGLVFDVRDSGPADGVPVVLLHGFPQDSSAFDRLSPVLHSAGLRTLAPDQRGYSPRARPEGRSAYALREVVDDVLALLDAAGLPSAHVVGHDWGGIVAWALAGWHPWRVRTLTALSVPHPAAMSQALVHSDQALRSSYVGLLQLPAVPEAVLLAGNGAALRRVLRSGGLPPDLVDSYVARMQQPGALTAALNWYRALPYGARTPLGRVRVPTLHVWGAADAFLGRAATEATAGFVDAPYTLEVLEDVNHWIPELAAERTGELVTAHVRTSS; encoded by the coding sequence ATGGACAGCTTCTCCCGCGGCGGCCTCGTCTTCGACGTCCGTGACTCCGGGCCGGCCGACGGCGTGCCCGTCGTCCTGCTGCACGGCTTCCCGCAGGACTCCTCGGCGTTCGACCGGCTGAGCCCGGTGCTGCACTCGGCCGGGCTGCGCACGCTCGCCCCCGACCAGCGCGGCTACTCCCCCCGCGCCCGGCCGGAGGGCCGGTCGGCCTACGCCCTGCGGGAGGTGGTGGACGACGTGCTGGCGCTGCTCGACGCCGCCGGGCTGCCGAGCGCGCACGTCGTCGGGCATGACTGGGGCGGCATCGTGGCGTGGGCGCTGGCCGGCTGGCACCCGTGGCGGGTGCGCACCCTGACCGCGCTGTCGGTGCCGCACCCGGCCGCGATGAGCCAGGCCCTGGTGCACAGCGACCAGGCGCTGCGCTCGTCCTACGTCGGCCTGCTCCAGCTGCCGGCGGTCCCCGAGGCCGTGCTGCTGGCGGGCAACGGCGCGGCGCTGCGGCGGGTGCTGCGCTCGGGCGGTCTGCCGCCGGACCTCGTCGACTCCTACGTCGCCCGGATGCAGCAGCCGGGTGCGCTGACCGCCGCGCTGAACTGGTACCGGGCGCTGCCCTACGGGGCCCGGACGCCGCTGGGCAGAGTGCGGGTGCCGACGCTGCACGTGTGGGGTGCCGCCGACGCCTTCCTGGGCCGGGCCGCCACCGAGGCGACCGCCGGCTTCGTCGACGCGCCCTACACCCTGGAGGTGCTCGAGGACGTCAACCACTGGATCCCCGAGCTGGCCGCCGAGCGCACCGGGGAGCTGGTCACCGCGCACGTCCGCACCTCCTCCTGA
- the idi gene encoding isopentenyl-diphosphate Delta-isomerase: protein MASPTAELIVLVDEHGTAIGAMPKPLVHHGETPLHRAFSAYLFDDEGRLLVTRRAETKATFPGMWTNTVCGHPAPGEGDAAAIARRADYELGLGVADLRPAVPSYRYRAEFRGVVENEICPVYLGRFTGTPQPDPTEVGAWELLDWATFRDRQEAQQHDDWSPWCREQARLIEAAGLVP from the coding sequence GTGGCATCCCCGACGGCAGAGCTGATCGTCCTGGTCGACGAGCACGGGACGGCGATCGGCGCGATGCCGAAGCCGCTGGTCCACCACGGCGAGACACCGCTGCACCGGGCCTTCTCCGCCTACCTGTTCGACGACGAGGGCCGGCTGCTGGTCACCCGTCGGGCGGAGACGAAGGCGACCTTCCCGGGCATGTGGACCAACACGGTGTGCGGGCACCCCGCGCCGGGGGAGGGCGACGCCGCGGCGATCGCCCGGCGGGCCGACTACGAACTGGGGCTCGGCGTGGCCGACCTGCGGCCCGCGGTGCCCTCCTACCGGTACCGGGCGGAGTTCCGCGGCGTGGTGGAGAACGAGATCTGCCCGGTGTACCTGGGGCGGTTCACCGGCACCCCCCAGCCCGACCCGACCGAGGTCGGGGCGTGGGAGCTGCTGGACTGGGCCACATTCCGCGACCGGCAGGAGGCCCAGCAGCACGACGACTGGTCCCCGTGGTGCCGCGAGCAGGCCCGGCTCATCGAGGCCGCCGGCCTGGTGCCCTAG
- a CDS encoding anti-sigma factor RsbA family regulatory protein produces MVQQSQDQQVYRHVGYVMNDREDVATLVGPFLQSALAAGEPVVLACPDAMATALAAVLGSDRQVHVVPAEPQEDRPPAALAAMADLIDRDLPGDGRRLHLVTGPGRQDDASAWLQTEALLNHVLAARPVDHLCLMAGGETADTAAAARATHPWLLTAEGLVPSPGYRAPADLLRDLQRAGLPDPLEATEPTLAMVDLDDMRVLRRALNRVLAESALSADAAQDFVLAIDEVTANAAEHGIPPVDVRLWCTPERLLCAITDHGACFDDPLVGYGPAHGDMAVGGMGLWLARRSVDSLTASPADDSGDGCTVRLVVNA; encoded by the coding sequence GTGGTGCAGCAGAGCCAGGACCAGCAGGTGTACCGGCACGTCGGCTACGTGATGAACGACCGTGAGGACGTCGCCACCCTGGTGGGGCCGTTCCTGCAGAGCGCGCTCGCCGCGGGGGAACCGGTGGTGCTCGCCTGCCCCGATGCGATGGCCACCGCCCTGGCCGCCGTGCTGGGCAGCGACCGGCAGGTCCACGTCGTCCCGGCCGAGCCGCAGGAGGACCGCCCGCCAGCCGCGCTCGCCGCGATGGCCGACCTCATCGACCGCGACCTGCCCGGTGACGGTCGCCGCCTGCACCTGGTCACCGGCCCCGGCCGCCAGGACGACGCCTCGGCGTGGCTGCAGACCGAGGCGCTGCTCAACCACGTGCTGGCCGCGCGGCCGGTCGACCACCTCTGCCTGATGGCCGGCGGCGAGACCGCGGACACCGCCGCGGCCGCCCGGGCGACCCACCCCTGGCTGCTCACCGCCGAGGGCCTGGTGCCCAGCCCCGGCTACCGGGCCCCCGCCGACCTGCTCCGGGACCTGCAGCGGGCCGGGCTGCCCGACCCGCTCGAGGCCACCGAGCCCACCCTGGCCATGGTCGACCTCGACGACATGCGGGTGCTGCGCCGGGCGCTGAACCGGGTGCTGGCCGAGAGCGCGCTGTCCGCCGACGCCGCGCAGGACTTCGTGCTGGCCATCGACGAGGTCACCGCCAACGCCGCCGAGCACGGGATCCCGCCGGTCGACGTGCGGCTGTGGTGCACGCCGGAGCGGCTGCTGTGCGCCATCACCGACCACGGCGCGTGCTTCGACGACCCGCTGGTCGGCTACGGCCCGGCCCACGGGGACATGGCCGTCGGCGGGATGGGGCTGTGGCTGGCCCGCCGCTCGGTCGACAGCCTGACCGCGTCGCCGGCCGACGACTCCGGCGACGGCTGCACCGTCCGCCTCGTCGTCAACGCCTGA
- a CDS encoding methylenetetrahydrofolate reductase C-terminal domain-containing protein has protein sequence MSPLADDLTAPAGPREGCPKRMVFGPCGGVRDDGRCEVAEHACVFLAPPLPRWTGPTLPAPAPRPGGLLDRARTRPVVLADLTVAPFDPASVRSVVGTLAPVSDGLLVGEHQGRPDLPPTLMAQEVLAAGGRPWTTLACRDRNRLVLEQELAGLAAVGVDGVLCVTGDGRRAGARPEVTSVFDLDGTRLTALATALGLSAAVAESPDAPPVPQRPARVAQKQRAGAQLCVLNHVGSAARLTEFLAAARAAGATLPFVAAVAVYTDERSARVLQRFPGLHLDDDQVERVLTAPDTVAAGIEAAVAEARALLAVPGVVGVNLSGLASAHGEETAAAVKAEVATRIREGVA, from the coding sequence GTGAGCCCGCTCGCGGACGACCTGACAGCCCCGGCGGGGCCCCGGGAGGGCTGCCCGAAGCGGATGGTGTTCGGGCCCTGCGGCGGCGTCCGGGACGACGGCCGGTGCGAGGTCGCCGAGCACGCCTGCGTCTTCCTGGCCCCGCCGCTGCCCCGCTGGACCGGCCCCACCCTGCCGGCGCCCGCACCCCGGCCGGGCGGGTTGCTGGACCGAGCCCGCACCCGGCCCGTCGTGCTCGCCGACCTCACCGTGGCGCCCTTCGACCCGGCGTCGGTGCGGTCGGTGGTGGGCACCCTGGCGCCGGTCAGCGACGGCCTGCTCGTCGGTGAGCACCAGGGCCGGCCCGACCTGCCGCCCACCCTGATGGCGCAGGAGGTGCTCGCCGCCGGGGGCCGGCCGTGGACGACGCTGGCCTGCCGCGACCGCAACCGGCTGGTGCTCGAGCAGGAGCTCGCCGGGCTGGCCGCCGTCGGGGTCGACGGGGTGCTCTGCGTGACCGGCGACGGCCGGCGGGCCGGCGCGCGCCCGGAGGTGACGTCGGTCTTCGACCTCGACGGCACCCGGCTGACGGCGCTGGCGACCGCCCTGGGGCTGTCTGCGGCGGTGGCGGAGTCGCCGGACGCGCCGCCGGTGCCGCAGCGGCCGGCCCGGGTCGCGCAGAAGCAGCGCGCCGGGGCCCAGCTCTGCGTGCTCAACCACGTCGGCAGCGCGGCCCGGCTCACCGAGTTCCTCGCCGCGGCGCGGGCCGCCGGGGCGACGCTGCCGTTCGTCGCGGCGGTCGCCGTCTACACCGACGAGCGGTCCGCCCGGGTGCTGCAGCGGTTCCCCGGCCTGCACCTGGACGACGACCAGGTCGAGCGCGTGCTCACCGCCCCGGACACGGTCGCCGCCGGCATCGAGGCGGCGGTCGCCGAGGCGCGGGCGCTGCTCGCGGTGCCGGGGGTGGTCGGGGTGAACCTGTCGGGGCTCGCCTCGGCGCACGGCGAGGAGACGGCGGCAGCGGTCAAGGCCGAGGTGGCCACGAGGATCCGGGAGGGCGTCGCGTGA
- a CDS encoding class I SAM-dependent methyltransferase, which translates to MSELASEAMESEFGTVAGWTEEAVLALGPEHAVPAGCRGSGSEGALRWLADALAVRPGDRVLDSGAGVGGPAGWLAAERGVRPVCAEPMAPAVHAGRTLFGLPSVVALSQALPFADDAFDAAWCLGVLCTTEEKAALVAELRRVLVDGGRLGLLVFVADEPLPPPLPEGNSFPTSDEVSRLLGEAGFRVTGTAEADLADSPPEWKARADAVDAEVQRRHGDDPAWAEAEEQSGRVGRLLGSGALRPRLVSAVAT; encoded by the coding sequence GTGAGCGAGCTGGCGAGCGAGGCGATGGAGTCCGAGTTCGGCACCGTCGCCGGCTGGACCGAGGAGGCGGTGCTCGCGCTGGGGCCCGAGCACGCCGTCCCGGCCGGCTGCCGGGGCAGCGGGAGCGAGGGGGCGCTGCGCTGGCTGGCCGACGCCCTCGCCGTCCGGCCCGGGGACAGGGTGCTCGACTCCGGCGCCGGGGTCGGCGGCCCGGCCGGCTGGCTGGCCGCCGAGCGCGGGGTGCGGCCGGTCTGCGCGGAGCCGATGGCCCCGGCGGTGCACGCCGGCCGGACGCTGTTCGGGCTGCCGTCGGTGGTCGCGCTGAGCCAGGCGCTGCCCTTCGCCGACGACGCGTTCGACGCAGCGTGGTGCCTCGGCGTGCTGTGCACCACCGAGGAGAAGGCAGCCCTGGTCGCCGAGCTGCGCCGGGTCCTGGTCGACGGCGGCCGGCTGGGCCTGCTGGTCTTCGTCGCCGACGAGCCGCTCCCGCCGCCGCTGCCGGAGGGCAACAGCTTCCCCACCTCCGACGAGGTGAGCCGGCTGCTGGGCGAGGCCGGCTTCCGGGTCACCGGCACCGCCGAGGCCGACCTCGCCGACAGCCCGCCGGAGTGGAAGGCCCGGGCGGACGCCGTCGACGCCGAGGTGCAGCGCCGGCACGGCGACGACCCCGCCTGGGCCGAGGCCGAGGAGCAGTCCGGCCGCGTCGGCCGGCTGCTCGGCTCCGGGGCGCTGCGCCCCCGCCTGGTCTCCGCGGTCGCCACCTGA
- a CDS encoding FAD-dependent oxidoreductase, producing MHADVVVIGAGQAGLSAAYALRRAGADFVVLDGNAAPGGAWQHRWPSLRLDRAHRVHPLPGLPLPDADPTDPASEVVAGYFADYERRFDLPVRRPVAVRAVHATDDGFRLDTSEGEWTARGLLNATGTWTRPFWPAYPGRELFTGRQLHAADYRGAEEFRGRHVVVVGGGTSAVQQLIEISEVTTTTWVTRRPPLWRASGFGEDAGRAAVALVDQRVRAGLPPGSVVGVTGLVETDAVLAARARGVLARLPVFDRLTADGVAWDDGRSVRADVVLWATGFRAALDHLAPLHVRGPGGGIAMDGTRVVAEPRLHLVGYGPSASTIGANRAGPRAARELLRTLVGTDAAA from the coding sequence GTGCACGCAGACGTCGTCGTGATCGGGGCCGGGCAGGCCGGGTTGTCGGCGGCGTACGCGCTGCGCCGGGCCGGGGCGGACTTCGTGGTGCTCGACGGGAACGCCGCCCCCGGCGGGGCCTGGCAGCACCGCTGGCCCTCGCTGCGGCTGGACAGGGCGCACCGGGTCCACCCGCTGCCCGGACTGCCCTTGCCCGACGCCGACCCCACCGATCCCGCCAGCGAGGTCGTCGCCGGGTACTTCGCCGACTACGAGCGGCGCTTCGACCTGCCGGTGCGCCGCCCGGTCGCCGTCCGTGCGGTGCACGCCACCGACGACGGCTTCCGGTTGGACACCAGCGAGGGGGAGTGGACGGCGCGCGGCCTGCTGAACGCCACCGGCACCTGGACCCGCCCGTTCTGGCCGGCCTACCCGGGCCGCGAGCTGTTCACCGGCCGCCAGCTGCACGCGGCCGACTACCGCGGTGCCGAGGAGTTCCGCGGCCGGCACGTGGTCGTCGTCGGCGGCGGGACCTCGGCGGTGCAGCAGCTGATCGAGATCAGCGAGGTCACCACCACCACCTGGGTGACCCGCCGGCCGCCGCTGTGGCGCGCGAGTGGCTTCGGGGAGGACGCCGGCCGGGCCGCGGTCGCCCTGGTCGACCAGCGGGTGCGCGCCGGCCTGCCGCCGGGCAGCGTGGTGGGCGTGACCGGGCTCGTGGAGACCGACGCCGTCCTCGCCGCCCGGGCGCGCGGCGTCCTGGCCCGGCTGCCGGTCTTCGACCGGCTCACCGCCGACGGGGTCGCCTGGGACGACGGGCGGTCGGTCCGCGCCGACGTCGTCCTGTGGGCGACCGGCTTCCGGGCCGCGCTGGACCACCTCGCGCCGCTGCACGTCCGCGGCCCCGGCGGGGGGATCGCGATGGACGGCACCCGGGTGGTCGCCGAGCCCCGGCTGCACCTGGTCGGCTACGGCCCCTCGGCGAGCACCATCGGTGCCAACCGCGCCGGCCCCCGGGCGGCCCGCGAGCTGCTGCGCACGCTGGTCGGCACCGACGCCGCGGCCTGA
- a CDS encoding SpoIIE family protein phosphatase, which produces MTDQLQTSTWLAPGEPVDLTNCEREPIHVPGSIQPRGVLLAVSEPDMVVRQVSRNLADVVGTAWDDALGRPLAEVVGTVPAQAIARSASAFGDLRERNPVELILDCAGSPCPVDAILHRVSHAPEGTRTAAGLPAASTLVVELEPAFGPRPFSFPNTYQAVRGTIAELNRASSLQELYDITAEAVRALTGFDRVMVYRYDADYNGEVVAEAKLPELNSFLGLHYPASDIPAQARALYEKNWVRLISDVRYTPSPLEPVDLPATGQPLDLTYSTLRSVSPIHCEYLQNMGVGASMSISLLRDDKLWGLIACHHYSGPHAPPYATRAAAEFLGSTLSLRLVDRTEDEEHRRALRVRSTMAWLTAAALDEDRPLAETVLGRPGLLDVVPADSVVVSLQGSTGSAGVPLSAEVSNVLAAWAGQHGGDVVGTDRLPLVAPTLGVPGEVACGVLALPLPEGQYVIWTRVEKVHAVDWGGDPHNKAIAEREGDTIRLSPRKSFDRWRETVRNRAEPWTPAELTEAGELRTHLLEALYARTRRVARTALTLQRSLLSEPPDPDHLDFAVRYVPAARDSQVGGDWYDVFQQPDGATVLVIGDVVGHDTEAAACMGQLRGLLRGIAYDSDDSPAGVLTRLDRAVAGLQLTTMASVLVARLEQTDEERAAGLTRLRWSNAGHLPPVIAGPDGTISVLDDARPDLLLGVDAGSARQDHVLTIPRGSTVLLYTDGLVERRDQLFDDGIAQLRTEFGALWQEPVDGLVDQLLARLVPGGADDDVALVAVRLDPEEPGS; this is translated from the coding sequence ATGACCGACCAACTGCAGACCAGCACCTGGCTGGCGCCCGGCGAGCCGGTCGACCTCACCAACTGCGAGCGGGAGCCGATCCACGTCCCGGGCAGCATCCAGCCGCGGGGCGTGCTGCTCGCCGTCAGCGAGCCGGACATGGTCGTCCGCCAGGTCTCCCGCAACCTGGCCGACGTCGTCGGCACGGCCTGGGACGACGCCCTGGGCCGGCCGCTGGCCGAGGTGGTCGGCACCGTGCCCGCGCAGGCGATCGCCCGGTCGGCCAGCGCGTTCGGCGACCTGCGCGAGCGCAACCCGGTCGAGCTGATCCTCGACTGCGCCGGCAGCCCGTGCCCGGTCGACGCGATCCTGCACCGGGTGAGCCACGCGCCGGAGGGCACCCGCACCGCCGCCGGTCTGCCGGCGGCCAGCACCCTCGTCGTCGAGCTCGAGCCGGCCTTCGGCCCGCGGCCGTTCTCCTTCCCGAACACCTACCAGGCGGTGCGCGGGACGATCGCCGAGCTGAACCGGGCCAGCTCGCTGCAGGAGCTCTACGACATCACCGCCGAGGCGGTCCGCGCGCTCACCGGGTTCGACCGGGTGATGGTCTACCGCTACGACGCCGACTACAACGGCGAGGTCGTCGCCGAGGCCAAGCTGCCCGAGCTGAACTCCTTCCTCGGGCTGCACTACCCGGCCTCGGACATCCCGGCGCAGGCCCGGGCGCTGTACGAGAAGAACTGGGTCCGGCTGATCTCCGACGTGCGCTACACGCCCTCGCCGCTGGAGCCGGTCGACCTGCCCGCCACCGGGCAGCCGCTGGACCTGACCTACTCGACGCTGCGCAGCGTCTCCCCGATCCACTGCGAGTACCTGCAGAACATGGGCGTGGGCGCCTCGATGTCGATCTCGCTGCTGCGCGACGACAAGCTCTGGGGCCTCATCGCCTGCCACCACTACTCCGGTCCGCACGCCCCGCCCTACGCCACCCGGGCGGCCGCGGAGTTCCTCGGCTCGACCCTGTCGCTGCGCCTGGTCGACCGGACCGAGGACGAGGAGCACCGCCGCGCGCTGCGGGTCCGCTCCACCATGGCCTGGCTGACCGCGGCCGCGCTGGACGAGGACCGACCGCTGGCCGAGACCGTGCTCGGCCGGCCGGGGCTGCTCGACGTGGTGCCGGCGGACTCCGTGGTGGTCAGCCTGCAGGGCTCGACCGGCAGCGCCGGGGTGCCGCTGTCGGCGGAGGTCAGCAACGTGCTGGCCGCCTGGGCCGGCCAGCACGGCGGTGACGTGGTGGGCACCGACCGGCTGCCGCTGGTCGCCCCCACCCTCGGCGTCCCCGGGGAGGTCGCCTGCGGCGTGCTGGCACTGCCGCTGCCGGAGGGCCAGTACGTCATCTGGACCCGCGTGGAGAAGGTGCACGCGGTCGACTGGGGCGGCGACCCGCACAACAAGGCGATCGCCGAGCGCGAGGGCGACACCATCCGGCTCTCCCCCCGCAAGTCCTTCGACCGCTGGCGGGAGACCGTCCGCAACCGGGCCGAGCCCTGGACCCCGGCCGAGCTCACCGAGGCCGGCGAGCTGCGCACCCACCTGCTGGAGGCGCTGTACGCCCGGACCCGCCGGGTCGCCCGGACGGCGCTCACCCTGCAGCGCAGCCTGCTGTCGGAGCCACCGGACCCCGACCACCTGGACTTCGCCGTGCGCTACGTGCCGGCGGCCCGGGACTCCCAGGTCGGCGGCGACTGGTACGACGTCTTCCAGCAGCCCGACGGCGCGACCGTGCTGGTGATCGGGGACGTCGTCGGTCACGACACCGAAGCGGCGGCCTGCATGGGGCAGCTGCGCGGGCTGCTGCGCGGCATCGCCTACGACAGCGACGACAGCCCGGCCGGGGTGCTCACCCGGCTGGACCGGGCCGTCGCCGGCCTGCAGCTGACGACGATGGCCTCGGTGCTCGTCGCCCGGCTGGAGCAGACCGACGAGGAGCGGGCGGCCGGGCTCACCCGGCTCCGCTGGTCCAACGCCGGGCACCTGCCGCCGGTGATCGCCGGCCCGGACGGCACCATCTCGGTGCTCGACGACGCCCGGCCCGACCTGCTGCTCGGGGTCGACGCCGGCTCAGCGCGGCAGGACCACGTGCTCACGATCCCGCGCGGGTCGACGGTGCTGCTCTACACCGACGGGCTCGTCGAGCGCCGGGACCAGCTCTTCGACGACGGGATCGCGCAGCTGCGCACCGAGTTCGGCGCGCTGTGGCAGGAGCCGGTCGACGGGCTGGTCGACCAGCTCCTCGCCCGGTTGGTGCCCGGTGGCGCCGACGACGACGTCGCCCTGGTCGCGGTGCGGCTGGACCCGGAGGAGCCCGGCAGCTGA
- a CDS encoding biliverdin-producing heme oxygenase encodes MTEDDVLRRLRTETAAEHRAVEDSLDLLSPALTRDRLVDVLTRMHGFWRAAEAGLDDWAAAEPADADGVGWAHRHRSHLFADDLTALGAGPTEDVPALPDVPGTDAALGRLYVLEGSSLGGVFIDRHLATLPQLAAAGRLTSFSPYGEQTGAMWHAFRTVTRARVAGGGDADQLVGAARETFSALASWCGAPSSVEQRRSAPAGSSAQS; translated from the coding sequence GTGACCGAAGACGACGTCCTGCGCCGCCTGCGCACGGAGACCGCGGCCGAGCACCGGGCTGTCGAGGACTCGCTGGACCTGCTCTCCCCCGCCCTGACGCGCGACCGGCTCGTCGACGTCCTCACCCGGATGCACGGCTTCTGGCGGGCCGCGGAGGCCGGGCTCGACGACTGGGCCGCCGCCGAGCCGGCCGACGCCGACGGCGTCGGCTGGGCGCACCGTCACCGGTCCCACCTGTTCGCCGACGACCTGACCGCGCTCGGTGCCGGGCCCACCGAGGACGTCCCGGCCCTGCCGGACGTGCCCGGCACCGACGCCGCGCTCGGCCGCCTCTACGTGCTGGAGGGCTCCTCGCTCGGCGGGGTGTTCATCGACCGGCACCTGGCCACCCTCCCCCAGCTGGCCGCCGCCGGGCGGCTGACCAGCTTCTCCCCCTACGGTGAGCAGACCGGCGCCATGTGGCACGCCTTCCGCACGGTGACCCGCGCCCGGGTCGCCGGGGGTGGGGACGCCGACCAGCTGGTCGGAGCCGCCCGGGAGACCTTCAGCGCGCTCGCCTCCTGGTGCGGCGCGCCGTCCTCCGTCGAACAGCGGCGGTCAGCCCCAGCGGGGAGCAGTGCCCAGTCATGA
- a CDS encoding PucR family transcriptional regulator — protein sequence MRDDLQDLVDEVSRVLGAPATLEDREFTLLAFCAHDGTGPATPGATMDAVRARSILGRSSTPDVRAWFESHGITAATGPVRVPADPDAGILTRLCVPVRADGRLHGWLWLLDEGRTDVGDPSAPGLPEAVLLAAEAGRLLAEGRPGADDLSAALRAVLTGPAPQRAARSLADALGPASAVTLVALLPAAPGLPVGWAPPGAGAVSAVLAGGAEVAVLLPLPGDGDPPPAGALSGAALGGLPPGSTAGVAAARTGCGDLPAQWHEARTAARVASVDPRFAPAASWSELGAWRQVAAVGDPDPSLARLLADPVLTRTAGTWLDCAGSPQRAATELCIHRQTLYYRLGRIEELTGLDLADGADRLLLHLGVRAARLTSATRRSEDATTDRDLSS from the coding sequence GTGCGCGACGACCTGCAGGACCTGGTGGACGAGGTCTCCCGCGTGCTCGGCGCCCCGGCGACGCTGGAGGACCGCGAGTTCACCCTGCTGGCCTTCTGCGCCCACGACGGCACCGGCCCGGCCACCCCGGGCGCGACCATGGACGCCGTCCGCGCGCGGTCCATCCTCGGCCGCAGTTCCACCCCCGACGTGCGGGCCTGGTTCGAGAGCCACGGCATCACCGCAGCGACCGGCCCGGTGCGGGTGCCGGCCGACCCCGACGCCGGCATCCTCACCCGGCTCTGCGTCCCGGTCCGGGCCGACGGCCGCCTGCACGGCTGGCTGTGGCTGCTCGACGAGGGCCGCACCGACGTCGGCGACCCCAGCGCCCCGGGGCTGCCCGAGGCCGTGCTCCTCGCCGCGGAGGCGGGGCGGCTGCTGGCCGAGGGGCGCCCCGGCGCCGACGACCTGTCCGCCGCGCTGCGCGCCGTGCTGACCGGCCCCGCTCCGCAGCGTGCGGCCCGGTCGCTGGCCGACGCGCTCGGCCCGGCCAGCGCGGTGACCCTGGTGGCACTGCTCCCCGCGGCTCCCGGGCTGCCGGTCGGCTGGGCCCCGCCGGGTGCCGGCGCGGTCTCCGCGGTGCTCGCCGGTGGCGCGGAGGTGGCGGTGCTGCTGCCGCTGCCCGGGGACGGCGACCCCCCCCCGGCCGGTGCGCTCAGCGGCGCCGCCCTCGGCGGGCTGCCGCCGGGCAGCACCGCCGGGGTGGCCGCCGCCCGGACCGGCTGCGGGGACCTGCCCGCGCAGTGGCACGAGGCGCGCACCGCGGCCCGGGTGGCGTCCGTCGACCCGCGGTTCGCCCCGGCGGCGTCCTGGTCGGAGCTCGGTGCCTGGCGGCAGGTCGCCGCGGTCGGCGACCCGGACCCGTCGCTGGCGAGGCTGCTGGCCGACCCGGTGCTCACCCGGACGGCGGGGACCTGGCTGGACTGCGCCGGCAGCCCGCAGCGGGCCGCCACCGAGCTGTGCATCCACCGCCAGACGCTGTACTACCGGCTCGGCCGGATCGAGGAGCTCACCGGTCTCGACCTCGCCGACGGCGCCGACCGGCTGCTGCTGCACCTGGGGGTCCGTGCGGCGCGGCTCACGTCCGCGACCCGCCGGAGCGAGGACGCCACCACCGACCGTGACCTAAGCTCATGA
- a CDS encoding proline dehydrogenase family protein yields MLTQKALLAASRRPALRRVVTGTPVTRRVVDRFVAGETLPEALDVVRALAADGIAVTLDHLGEDVPDRAAATRSRDAYLALLDGLAPLQLGRRAEVSVKLSAFGQALPIGGHDVALQLVRPVVEAATAMGTTVTLDMEDSATVDSTLAVLAELRRDHPGTGAVLQAMLHRTEDDARTLAVPGSRVRLVKGAYREPAGVAFQDKADVDAAYARCLEVLVRGGGHPMAGTHDPAMIERLLALVAETGRTPDSYEFQLLYGIRPDEQVRLAAAGHTVRAYVPYGADWYGYFMRRLAERPANLQFFLRSLATRS; encoded by the coding sequence GTGCTCACCCAGAAGGCCCTGCTCGCCGCCTCCCGCCGTCCCGCCCTCCGCCGCGTGGTCACCGGCACGCCGGTCACCCGCCGGGTCGTCGACCGCTTCGTCGCGGGGGAGACGCTGCCCGAGGCGCTGGACGTCGTCCGCGCGCTGGCCGCCGACGGCATCGCCGTGACCCTGGACCACCTCGGCGAGGACGTGCCCGACCGCGCCGCGGCCACGCGGTCCAGGGACGCCTACCTGGCGCTGCTCGACGGCCTCGCGCCGCTGCAGCTGGGCCGGCGGGCCGAGGTGTCGGTGAAGCTGTCGGCGTTCGGCCAGGCGCTGCCGATCGGCGGCCACGACGTGGCGCTGCAGCTGGTGCGCCCGGTCGTCGAGGCGGCCACCGCGATGGGCACCACGGTCACCCTCGACATGGAGGACTCCGCGACGGTCGACTCGACCCTCGCCGTCCTGGCCGAGCTGCGCCGCGACCACCCGGGGACCGGCGCGGTGCTGCAGGCGATGCTGCACCGCACCGAGGACGACGCCCGGACCCTCGCCGTCCCCGGGTCGCGGGTGCGGCTGGTCAAGGGCGCCTACCGCGAGCCGGCGGGCGTGGCGTTCCAGGACAAGGCCGACGTCGACGCCGCCTACGCGCGCTGCCTGGAGGTGCTCGTCCGCGGCGGCGGCCACCCGATGGCCGGCACGCACGACCCGGCCATGATCGAGCGGCTGCTCGCCCTGGTCGCCGAGACCGGCCGCACCCCCGACAGCTACGAGTTCCAGCTGCTCTACGGCATCCGTCCCGACGAGCAGGTCCGGCTGGCCGCCGCCGGGCACACCGTGCGCGCGTACGTGCCCTACGGCGCCGACTGGTACGGCTACTTCATGCGCCGGCTGGCCGAGCGCCCCGCCAACCTGCAGTTCTTCCTCCGCTCCCTCGCCACCCGTTCCTGA